The genomic interval ACCCGGGACGGTCACGCTTTCCACTGGCTGGATTATCCGGACGACGGCCGCTATCTGCTGGTCAACCACAACGACAACGATCTCAGCGTCACGCCGGGCCCGACCGAGGAGTTGCTGCGCCAATTGCAGTACCGCATCGAAGCCTGTCAGCGCTCCCGCACCAACGCCTGGTAGCGCCGATCAGTCGGGCTTGCGGACCTTGATGGCGTCGCGGGAGATGTAGACATCCCACTCCCCGGGCACCGCGATGACGGCATTGGCGTAGGCCGAACGCACGAACGGATCTGTCCACCAGTCACCTTCGCGCATATCGTCGAAGAAGTCCTGGTCGCTGCCGTTGAGGAAGATGTGGCGCTGGGTGGTCGGCTCGCCGTCGGTGCGCTGACCGTAGAGTCGGCTCACTTTGTACCCGGAGTGGAAGCCGAGGGCGTTGACCCAGGGTTCCAGTTCCACGATATTGGCCTGCATCGCCCACTGGTCGCCTTGGACGAGGTACTTCTCCCGCCGGTCCGGTTCGTCGTCCTGACCGTAGAGGGTGAGGTCGACTTCGAGCTGATGCTCTTGTCCGGGAACTTCGTTCACCACCACATGCGCGGCTTTGATCTCTCCGCTCAATCCGAGGTAGGTCTGCATGAGCGTGGCGAACCACAGCAGCACCACCGCGACCACGAGCAGCACCAGGCCGACCGACCCGCGGCCGAGCAGCATCCGCATGCCGCCGACCCGGCGCACCTTGACCAGCGCGGACACCAGTAGCGCCAGGCCCAGCACGATGAGCAGGATCATCGTGATCTGCACGACCCCGAAGTCCACAGAGAAGTTCATGCGCTGGTTATACCCCCATCCGAGCGGTCAATTCCCCCGATCGCGGTAAGGCGAACTCGCCAGCGCCACTTGATACTTCATGCGACTGACGTTCGGGGGTTTCAACCGGGGCCAACGGGACATTCGAAGATCGTGTTCGACAGATTCACGCTGGAACGCGTCACGGTCGGCGAGGTCACCCTACGCGTGCGGCACGGTGGCCACGGCTCGCCGCTGTTGCTCTTACACGGTCACCCGCGGACACACACCACCTGGCACCGCGTCGCCCCGCTGCTCGCGCGGCACCGCACCGTCATCTGTCCCGATCTGCGCGGCTATGGCGAATCCACCGTCGTCCCTACGACGCCCGACCACGCGCCCTACTCGAAACGCGCGATGGCCGCCGACATGCTCGCCCTCATGCGGCACTTCGGACACGAACGTTTCGCTGTCGCGGGGCACGATCGCGGCAGCTACGTCGCACTCCGCCTGGCCCTGGACCATTCGGACGCGGTCACCGCGCTGACCGTGATGGACTCGGTCCCGATCGCCGAGGCTCTTGCCCGCTGCGACGCCAGATTCGCACAGGCTTGGTACCACTGGTTCTTCTTCGCCCAGCCCGAAACCCCCGAACGCGTCATCAACGCCGATCCGGACGCTTGGTACGCCTCACCGCACAACACCCCGGAAGCGATGGGTGACAAGAACTACGCCGACTTCCATCGCGCCATCCACGACCCATCGACGGTGCGCGCCATGCTCGAGGACTATCGCGCCGGTCTCGGCATAGACCGCGCCCACGATGACGCCGATCGAGCCGCGGGTCGTCGCGTCACCTGCCCCGCCCAGGTCCTGTGGAGTACCAAGGACGACCTGGAGTACCTCTACGGCGACGTCCTCGACGTCTGGCGTCCCTGGGCCACTTCCTTGGTCGGCACCCCTATCCCCTCCGCTCATCACATGGCCGAGGAAGCGCCTAGCGAAGTGGCGGAAGCTATTTCAGGATTTCTGAATTCCATCGCATCGGTACCGCGGAGCACCTAGCGCGGTGGACTTTCGCGTACACCAGGCGCGGCTACACTTTTCAGCGCGACACGCTGACGCATGCCGCTCCCTCCGATAGCGCCTGCGGGCTCAGACGGTCATCGCAACACCTCATCGAGCGCTTCCGATGCGTCGGGCAGCGGACGGACCCGGACACGATGGTGGCTGTCCGCGCCTTTGCCCGCTACTTCCCTCAGTCGCCCGCGCTGACCGTCCACGGATCGGTGCGCAGCGTACTGACCCGGGTTTCCAACCCCGGTAACGCATTCCGCACGATCGCCTCGGCCTGACCGCACCAGGGGAACTCGGTGGCCCAGTGGGCGGCATCGACGAGGGCCGGTCCGCCCGCGCGCAGGTGTTCGTCGGCGGGGTGATGACGCAGATCGGAGGTGACGTACGCGTCGACACCGAGTGCTGCGACCTTGCCCAGGTAGGAGTCTCCCGCACCACCGCACACGGCGACGGTCTGGATCATTCGCTCCGGGTCACCGGCCGCACGGACGCCCCACACGGTCTGCGGCAGTGCGGCGCCAACCCGAGCGGTGAAGTCCCGCAACGTCTCCGGTTGCGGGAGTGTGCCGACGCGGCCGATACCGAGCCCCGAGGGCAGGGCCGCCCGTTCGGTGACGTGATAAGCGGGCTCCTCGTATGGATGCGCGGCACGCAGGGCGGCCAGCACGGCGGCGCGAGCCGAGGGTGACGCGATGACCTCTATTCGATCTTCTTCCACGTGCTCCAGGTCGCCGACCGATCCGATCGCCGGGTTCGCCCCCGCGAGTGGCCGGAACTGTCCGAGACTTGCTGTCCGCGAAGCACATTCGCGGTAGTCACCTTGGCCGCCGGCACCGGCGTCGAACAGCGCCGACAGCACCTGATCGGTATGCGTGCGGGGCACTTGGATGACCCAACTGTCCACGGCGGCGGTCGGTTTCGGATCCAACGGACCGGTCACAGTGAGTCCGAGGGCTGCCGCGAGGGCATCCGATACGCCCGGATCGGCGGAGTCGGCGTTGGTGTGTGCCGAGAACAGTCCGCATCCCGAGCGGATAAGCCGGTGCAGCAGTGCGCCTTTCGTCGTGTTCGCGGCCACCGAGTCCACACCGCGCAACAACAGCGGGTGGTGCACCACCAACGCCTGGGCTCGCCAGCCGATCGCCTCGTCGACCACGTCGGCGGTGGCGTCCACCGCGAACAGCACCCGGGTCACCTCGTCCTCGGGGTCCCCGCACACCAACCCGACCGAATCCCACGCCTCCGCCAGCTTCGGCGGATACGCCGCATCCAGTACCTCGATGAGTTCCGCCAGCGTCGTCACCGTTCACCTTTCGTCGATTCGCTTACACCCCGACAGCTCCGAGCCGTTCCACCGGTAGCTACTAGCGCAACATCAGCCAGTCGGCACCGAACTCGAACCCTGCCATATCAGCCGCGCTACCCAACCGGTCAACCCTCGCTCAGGTGCCGATCGGCACGACCGGCTGCGCAGCACCCCGGGTGCAGCGAAACCGCATCGCGTTCCGCTGTTCACAGACCCGCCGTCCGAATCGCCATGATTAGCCGATCCACCTCGGCACTGCCTCGCACGGCAACCCGGAGATGATCCGAGCCGAGTCCGGGAAAGGTGTCGGCGCGGCGGACAGCGATCCCTTGGGCTGCCAGATGCTTTCTCAGCAGCTCGCCATCGGTGACACGCAGCAGCAGGAACGGGCCGTGGGCCGGGGTGTGCACCGCTATCCCGGCCTCGGTCAGCCGATCGATCATGGAAGCACGCTCCACCGCGATTACCGCCGCCCGGCGCTGCGCTTCGTCCACCGCACCGGGTTCGGCGGTGGCGACGATCGCCTCCAATTGCAGTGTCCCGAGCGGCCAATGCGCGCGACCATGATTCAACCGTGCCAAAACCTCGGGCGCGCCGAGGAAATACCCGCAGCGCAACCCCGCCAGTGCCCACGTCTTGGTCAGGCTGCGCAGCACCAGGACGTCGGGAGCTCGCAGGCTCGCCAGCGATTCCGGTTCCCCGACAATCGCATCGGTGAACGCTTCGTCGACGACCACGATGCGGCCCGGGCGGCGCAGTGCGTGAATCGCCGCCGCGGGATGCAGCACCGAGGTCGGATTGGTGGGGTTGCCGAGCACAACGAGATCGGCGTCGTCGAGAACCACCGCCGACTCCAGCCGGTACGGCGGAGCCAGCAGCACCCGATGCACCGGCACCCCCGCCTCGCGCAACGCCAGCTCCGGCTCGGTGAACGACGGATGCACCACGGCCGCCGAGCGCGACGCCAGCTTCGGCAGCATCGCGAATCCCTCGGCGGCGCCGGCCAGCAGCAGCACCTCGTCCGGATCGCGACCGTGCCGAGCCGCCACGGCGATCCGCGCGGCGGCGTCCTCGGCGGCGCTCGGATACCGGCCCAGCGCGTCCAGCCGGGCGGCCAACCGCTCCCGCAACCAGGGTGGCGGGGCGCTGCCCTGCACGTTTACGGCGAAATCGAGCATGCCCGGCATGGCGTCCACGTCACCGTGGTGACGCAACCGCAGGTGATCGACGCTCTCTTCGGGCACGGATTCACCGTAGTAGGTCACTCCTCGGGGAGCGGAATCAATTCGAGGTGCTCGGGGGCGGTGGCGCAGCCGCGACCGGCCATCAAGGTCACCGCGTCACCGCGCGCGATCAGCCATTCACCGCACACACAGCGGAGATAGCGAACGGAACGGTGCGAGGACACGTGCATCGGTGAGGGCCAGGAGCAGGACGGGCACGTGGGGGACATGGGTGCCAAGCCTGAGTAACGACCGCTCGGAATGCAATCATCGCGGCGGCGTGGCGCGGCACCGATGCATCCGCAGCCGCGACACGCGGTGACACACCGGAGAAGTGGCGCGATGGCCGGCCGCGATCGCTCAGCGGGAGCGCTCGGTGGTGGCCGGAGGCACAACGAGGCACCCCGGGGTGGGCGCGGCAGGCGCCGACCCGACACAATGGCTGTCGTGGGTGAGCTGCACATATCGTTCGTCTGTACCGGCAACATCTGTCGTTCGCCGATGGCGGAGAAGATGTTCGCGCACCATCTGCGCCGGGCCGGGCTGGACGACCGGGTGCGGGTGAGCAGCGCGGGCACCGGTTCCTGGCACGTCGGTGACGACGCCGACCCGCGCACCACCGCCACCCTGCGTCGCCACGGCTACCCGGTCGGCCATGTCGCCGCCGTACTCGGTCCCGATCATCTGTCGGCCGACCTGCTCGTCGCGCTCGATCGCACCCATGAACGCGCGCTCGCGCACCTCGGCGTCCCGTCCGAGCAGCGGGCGCTGCTGCGCGGTTTCGATCCCGACGCCGACAGCCCCGACGTGGCCGACCCCTACTACGGCGACACCACCGATTTCGAAATGGTTCGTACCCAAATCGAAGCGGCCGTCCCGGGTCTGCTCGACTGGGTGCGCGCCGAACTTCCCGACGGGCCCCGCTGATGCGCAAACTCACCTTCCTACTGCGCCCCAGCTGGGTCATCCTGGGCGTGATCGTCGCCGCCTTCGCCTACCTGTGCTTCACCGTGCTCGCCCCGTGGCAGCTCGGCAAGAACACCGCCACCGAACACCGCAACCAGTTGATCGCCGACTCGGTGCGCGCCGATCCGGTCGACATCACCACCGTCCTGACCCAGCAGGACGGCCACACCGAATGGCGGCGCGTCACCGCCGAGGGCAGTTACGTCCCCGACTCCACGGTCTTGGTGCGCTTGCGTCATCTCGACGGCGCGCCCGCCTACGCCGTCCTCGCCGCCTTCAAACTGACCGACGGCCACATCCTGCTCGTCGACCGCGGGATGATCGCCGGTCTGAACGGCACCTCCGCCCCGCCCCCGATCCCCGCCGCACCCTCGGGACCGCAGCGCCTCGAGGGCCGCGTGCGCACGTCCGAGGGCGTAACCCCGGGCAGAGATCCACTTACCCAAGACGGCTACCGCCAGGTCTATTCGATCGACGTCACCCAGGAAGCCACCGTCCTCGCCCAGCCCATCACGCCCATCCCCACCGGCGAAGACCGCGGCGGTTACCTCCAGCTCTCCGAGAACCAGCCCGGCGCATTCACCCCCACCCCGCTCCCCCAACTCGATGCGGGCCCCTACCTCTCCTACGGCCTGCAATGGCTCGCCTTCGGCCTGATGGCTCCCCTCGGCCTCGGCTACTTCGTCTACGCCGAACTGCGCGAACGCCGCAGGGAACGCGCCCCCTCACCTGAGCCGACGACAAGCCCCACTGATCCTGCGGAATCCGAAACTTCGCCCCGCGCAAGCGATCCCGGCCCAGCGAAGCCTACGACCGAAGCTCGCCTAGCCGACCGCTACGGCCGTCGCTGATCAATTCGCGAAGACTGATCTGCCGCCCCGGCCCTCGCCGGGTGGAGTTGCAGCGGCAGTTAGCCGGCCGAAAATTCGGACCGGCAGCTCGAGTCCGATACCTCCGCTGTCAGCCGGTGCGAAGCAGCGCCGCTGCGGCCGCGCTGAGGGCGGCGGCGAGTTGGACGGCTTCCGAGAGGCGGACGGCGCGGCGGAGGTCGGGGACATGTGGGGGTGGGCCTGCGCCGAGGGTGGGGCGGAGTTCGGTGCCGTAGCGGTATTGGGTGCGGCCGCCGAGTTGGATGCCGAGGGCGCCGGCCATGGTGGCTTCGGCGACGCCGGCGTTGGGGCTGGGGTGTTTGGCGGCGTCGCGTTGCCAGGCGCGGATGGCGTCGCGGGGGCTGCCGCCGACGATCGGAGCCAGCGCCGCGGTGAGGACTCCGGCGACGCGGGCGGGCAGCAGGTTGGCGACGTCGTCGGTGCG from Nocardia goodfellowii carries:
- a CDS encoding alpha/beta fold hydrolase codes for the protein MFDRFTLERVTVGEVTLRVRHGGHGSPLLLLHGHPRTHTTWHRVAPLLARHRTVICPDLRGYGESTVVPTTPDHAPYSKRAMAADMLALMRHFGHERFAVAGHDRGSYVALRLALDHSDAVTALTVMDSVPIAEALARCDARFAQAWYHWFFFAQPETPERVINADPDAWYASPHNTPEAMGDKNYADFHRAIHDPSTVRAMLEDYRAGLGIDRAHDDADRAAGRRVTCPAQVLWSTKDDLEYLYGDVLDVWRPWATSLVGTPIPSAHHMAEEAPSEVAEAISGFLNSIASVPRST
- a CDS encoding Nif3-like dinuclear metal center hexameric protein, with the protein product MTTLAELIEVLDAAYPPKLAEAWDSVGLVCGDPEDEVTRVLFAVDATADVVDEAIGWRAQALVVHHPLLLRGVDSVAANTTKGALLHRLIRSGCGLFSAHTNADSADPGVSDALAAALGLTVTGPLDPKPTAAVDSWVIQVPRTHTDQVLSALFDAGAGGQGDYRECASRTASLGQFRPLAGANPAIGSVGDLEHVEEDRIEVIASPSARAAVLAALRAAHPYEEPAYHVTERAALPSGLGIGRVGTLPQPETLRDFTARVGAALPQTVWGVRAAGDPERMIQTVAVCGGAGDSYLGKVAALGVDAYVTSDLRHHPADEHLRAGGPALVDAAHWATEFPWCGQAEAIVRNALPGLETRVSTLRTDPWTVSAGD
- the cobC gene encoding Rv2231c family pyridoxal phosphate-dependent protein CobC produces the protein MPEESVDHLRLRHHGDVDAMPGMLDFAVNVQGSAPPPWLRERLAARLDALGRYPSAAEDAAARIAVAARHGRDPDEVLLLAGAAEGFAMLPKLASRSAAVVHPSFTEPELALREAGVPVHRVLLAPPYRLESAVVLDDADLVVLGNPTNPTSVLHPAAAIHALRRPGRIVVVDEAFTDAIVGEPESLASLRAPDVLVLRSLTKTWALAGLRCGYFLGAPEVLARLNHGRAHWPLGTLQLEAIVATAEPGAVDEAQRRAAVIAVERASMIDRLTEAGIAVHTPAHGPFLLLRVTDGELLRKHLAAQGIAVRRADTFPGLGSDHLRVAVRGSAEVDRLIMAIRTAGL
- a CDS encoding low molecular weight protein-tyrosine-phosphatase, which translates into the protein MAVVGELHISFVCTGNICRSPMAEKMFAHHLRRAGLDDRVRVSSAGTGSWHVGDDADPRTTATLRRHGYPVGHVAAVLGPDHLSADLLVALDRTHERALAHLGVPSEQRALLRGFDPDADSPDVADPYYGDTTDFEMVRTQIEAAVPGLLDWVRAELPDGPR
- a CDS encoding SURF1 family cytochrome oxidase biogenesis protein, which codes for MRKLTFLLRPSWVILGVIVAAFAYLCFTVLAPWQLGKNTATEHRNQLIADSVRADPVDITTVLTQQDGHTEWRRVTAEGSYVPDSTVLVRLRHLDGAPAYAVLAAFKLTDGHILLVDRGMIAGLNGTSAPPPIPAAPSGPQRLEGRVRTSEGVTPGRDPLTQDGYRQVYSIDVTQEATVLAQPITPIPTGEDRGGYLQLSENQPGAFTPTPLPQLDAGPYLSYGLQWLAFGLMAPLGLGYFVYAELRERRRERAPSPEPTTSPTDPAESETSPRASDPGPAKPTTEARLADRYGRR